The Phyllostomus discolor isolate MPI-MPIP mPhyDis1 chromosome 4, mPhyDis1.pri.v3, whole genome shotgun sequence genome window below encodes:
- the PFDN6 gene encoding prefoldin subunit 6, which translates to MNTEERTLVSTMAELIQKKLQGEVEKYQQLQKDLSKSMSGRQKLEAQLTENNIVKEELALLDGSNVVFKLLGPVLVKQDLGEARATVGKRLDYITAEIKRYESQLRELEQQSEQQRETLAQLQQEFQRAQAAKAGAPGKA; encoded by the exons ACTCGTCTCCACCATGGCCGAGCTGATCCAGAAGAAGCTACAGGGAGAAGTGGAGAAATATCAACAGCTACAGAAGG ACTTGAGTAAATCTATGTCAGGGCGGCAGAAGCTTGAAGCACaactaacagaaaataatatCGTCAAGGAG GAACTGGCGCTGCTGGATGGGTCCAACGTGGTCTTTAAACTTCTGGGTCCTGTGCTGGTCAAACAGGACCTGGGGGAGGCCCGGGCCACAGTGGGGAAGAGACTGGACTATATCACAGCTGAAAT TAAGAGATACGAATCCCAGCTCCGGGAACTTGAGCAGCAATCAGAGCAACAGAGGGAGACCCTTGCTCAGCTGCAGCAGGAGTTCCAGCGGGCCCAGGCAGCAAAGGCAGGGGCTCCTGGAAAAGCCTAA